The Frondihabitans australicus genome includes a region encoding these proteins:
- a CDS encoding NRDE family protein has product MCTVVVSLEPDSAWPVVLLGLRDEAVDRPWDSPGAWWPELPGVRGVRDREAGGAWLAVDDASSRAAVVLNRHEQVAEPEGGYTTRGVLPLEAVSGRTRAQEPTTRAFNLVTASPDGIRFTSWDGRTLASHDLRPGVHMITHEGPDVATVPRELRWLPRFREAFRPEVAPAPDAAPSGVAPASSAGDDAGSWTPWLDVLRESSSLPTDDDEALFRSDEVDGHRYASLSVSLLALRPGEVVLRHARLPHPGHLEGPLDWQ; this is encoded by the coding sequence GTGTGCACCGTCGTCGTGAGCCTCGAACCCGATTCCGCCTGGCCGGTCGTGCTGCTGGGTCTACGCGACGAGGCCGTCGACCGTCCCTGGGACTCCCCGGGCGCGTGGTGGCCGGAGCTCCCCGGCGTGCGGGGCGTCCGTGACCGCGAGGCCGGCGGCGCCTGGCTCGCGGTCGACGACGCGTCGTCGCGCGCGGCCGTCGTCCTCAACCGCCACGAGCAGGTCGCCGAGCCCGAGGGCGGCTACACCACGAGGGGTGTGCTGCCCCTCGAGGCCGTCTCGGGGCGCACCCGGGCGCAGGAGCCGACGACCCGCGCCTTCAACCTCGTCACCGCGTCGCCCGACGGAATCCGCTTCACGTCGTGGGACGGCCGCACCCTCGCGTCGCACGACCTCCGCCCGGGAGTGCACATGATCACGCACGAGGGGCCTGATGTCGCCACCGTCCCGCGGGAGCTGCGGTGGCTGCCGCGGTTCCGGGAGGCGTTCCGGCCCGAGGTCGCGCCCGCGCCCGACGCCGCGCCGAGCGGCGTCGCGCCCGCCAGCAGCGCGGGTGACGACGCCGGCTCGTGGACCCCGTGGCTCGACGTCCTCCGCGAAAGCTCGTCGCTGCCGACGGACGACGACGAGGCGCTGTTCCGCAGCGACGAGGTCGACGGCCACCGGTACGCCTCGCTCTCGGTGTCGCTGCTCGCCCTGCGCCCCGGCGAGGTCGTGCTCCGGCACGCGCGGCTGCCGCACCCCGGGCATCTGGAGGGGCCGCTCGACTGGCAGTGA
- a CDS encoding MFS transporter: MSTAAVAPPRGVFSREHLFVTLGMCALIGIAAFEQLAVTTVMPTVARQLHGEALYSLAFAAPLATSVVGMVVAGNWADRSGPRVVVISSMITFGCGLLIVAGSPTMEVLLIGRLVQGFGSGAMIVGLYVMVARLYPPELHPSVFAGFAAAWVIPGLVGPVIAGSVTQAFGWHWVFLGALAACVPAVAMIAPSLGRVAGPATAAGEERVPWSAGRILWSLAAAAAVVALNLLSEVPAWATVPVIVLAVALLAVALRPLLPRRALLAGAGVPTLVLLRGLVSAAFTGGDVYIPYLLSSLYGFGPAASGVTLTAGAVSWAFASWVQGRLGPRPGQLRGIRIGVSLVVIGIAAALATPLWHLTPGVIIVAWAVAGFGMGFMYPRFSVLTLRWSGDDEKGFNSSALTISESSGGAVVLAVTGAAFGVLGGAGSPAAFVACFGVAGVFALVALGVSGRAVPRALRATA; encoded by the coding sequence ATGAGCACCGCCGCTGTAGCCCCTCCACGCGGGGTCTTCAGCCGGGAGCACCTCTTCGTCACGCTCGGCATGTGCGCCCTCATCGGCATCGCCGCGTTCGAGCAGCTCGCCGTCACGACCGTCATGCCGACGGTCGCGCGTCAGCTGCACGGCGAGGCGCTCTACTCGCTGGCGTTCGCCGCCCCGCTCGCCACGAGCGTCGTCGGCATGGTCGTCGCCGGCAACTGGGCCGACCGCTCCGGCCCCCGCGTCGTCGTGATCTCGTCGATGATCACGTTCGGCTGCGGGCTGCTCATCGTGGCGGGGTCGCCGACGATGGAGGTGCTGCTGATCGGCCGTCTGGTGCAGGGATTCGGATCCGGCGCCATGATCGTCGGCCTCTACGTGATGGTGGCCCGCCTCTACCCGCCCGAGCTGCACCCCTCCGTCTTCGCGGGGTTCGCGGCCGCGTGGGTGATCCCGGGGCTCGTCGGGCCGGTGATCGCAGGATCGGTGACCCAGGCCTTCGGCTGGCACTGGGTGTTCCTCGGCGCGCTGGCCGCCTGCGTGCCCGCGGTGGCGATGATCGCGCCGAGCCTCGGCCGGGTGGCGGGCCCGGCGACCGCCGCGGGCGAGGAGCGTGTGCCGTGGAGCGCGGGCCGGATCCTGTGGTCGCTCGCCGCGGCCGCCGCAGTCGTCGCCCTCAACCTGCTGTCGGAGGTGCCCGCCTGGGCCACCGTGCCGGTCATCGTCCTGGCCGTCGCACTCCTCGCCGTCGCACTGCGGCCTCTCCTGCCGCGGCGGGCTCTGCTGGCGGGCGCGGGGGTGCCGACGCTCGTGCTGCTGCGCGGCCTCGTGAGCGCGGCGTTCACGGGCGGCGACGTGTACATCCCCTACCTGCTGTCGTCGCTCTACGGGTTCGGGCCGGCGGCCTCCGGCGTCACCCTCACCGCGGGCGCCGTCAGCTGGGCGTTCGCGAGCTGGGTGCAGGGGCGGCTCGGGCCGCGGCCTGGGCAGCTTCGAGGCATCAGGATCGGAGTCTCGCTCGTGGTGATCGGCATCGCGGCCGCCCTCGCCACTCCCCTGTGGCACCTCACGCCGGGCGTGATCATCGTCGCCTGGGCCGTGGCCGGGTTCGGCATGGGGTTCATGTATCCGCGGTTCTCGGTCTTGACGCTGCGCTGGTCGGGCGACGACGAGAAGGGGTTCAACTCGTCGGCGCTGACGATCTCGGAGTCGTCGGGCGGAGCCGTCGTGCTCGCCGTCACGGGCGCCGCGTTCGGCGTGCTCGGCGGTGCGGGGTCGCCCGCGGCGTTCGTGGCGTGCTTCGGCGTCGCAGGGGTGTTCGCGCTCGTCGCCCTCGGGGTCAGCGGGCGCGCAGTGCCGCGGGCGCTGCGGGCCACGGCGTAG
- a CDS encoding LLM class flavin-dependent oxidoreductase has protein sequence MTDRQLHLGVILTGAGGPGRPKTWLYDDLPLDSSVNVDWYIELSQLAEKGKLDLVFIVDSQFITPNSPPHYLNRLEPFTLLAALAVSTKNIGLVGTATTSYNDPFNLARRFASLDNISHGRAGWNVVTSGDSGTAGNYGRDEHYDYDTRYGRAHEAIEVIQGLWDSYEDDAFPRDRATGQFFDPSKQHALNHEGTYFPKVVGPLNIQRSEQGWPVIFQAGDSDQGRDLGAALGEGIFTHGESFEKTKAFRTDLRSRAEAKGRDADSVIILPGVRFFIGDTDEEARALEQRANDMNWDFDRAQAEFGRAFGWHDFSQYDPEAPFPDVREIATLAWKTQADEVTDTALREGLTLRQTVERFAAPRRGHFVGTAQHVADLIEEWFTGEATDGFNIYVEQPAQFRRFVEEVVPILQQKGIFRTEYEASTLRGNLGLPIPANRYTAAREASREHAAIS, from the coding sequence ATGACCGATCGACAGCTGCACCTCGGCGTGATCCTGACGGGCGCCGGAGGCCCCGGCCGCCCCAAGACCTGGCTCTACGACGACCTGCCCCTCGACTCCAGCGTCAACGTCGACTGGTACATCGAGCTCTCGCAGCTGGCCGAGAAGGGCAAGCTCGACCTCGTCTTCATCGTCGACAGCCAGTTCATCACCCCGAACTCGCCGCCCCACTACCTCAACCGGCTCGAGCCGTTCACGCTCCTCGCAGCGCTCGCCGTGTCGACGAAGAACATCGGCCTCGTCGGCACCGCGACCACGTCGTACAACGACCCGTTCAACCTCGCCCGCCGCTTCGCCTCGCTCGACAACATCAGCCACGGCCGCGCCGGCTGGAACGTCGTCACCTCGGGCGACTCCGGCACCGCGGGCAACTACGGCCGCGACGAGCACTACGACTACGACACCCGCTATGGCCGTGCCCACGAGGCGATCGAGGTCATCCAGGGCCTCTGGGACTCGTACGAGGACGACGCGTTCCCGCGCGATCGCGCGACCGGGCAGTTCTTCGACCCGTCGAAGCAGCACGCGCTGAACCACGAGGGCACGTACTTCCCGAAGGTCGTCGGGCCGCTCAACATCCAGCGCTCCGAGCAGGGCTGGCCGGTGATCTTCCAGGCCGGCGACTCCGACCAGGGGCGCGACCTCGGCGCGGCGCTCGGCGAGGGCATCTTCACCCACGGCGAGAGCTTCGAGAAGACGAAGGCCTTCCGCACCGACCTGCGATCTCGCGCCGAAGCCAAGGGCCGCGATGCCGACTCCGTCATCATCCTGCCCGGCGTCCGCTTCTTCATCGGCGACACCGACGAGGAGGCTCGCGCTCTCGAGCAGCGCGCCAACGACATGAACTGGGACTTCGACCGCGCCCAGGCCGAGTTCGGCCGGGCGTTCGGCTGGCACGACTTCAGCCAGTACGACCCCGAGGCGCCGTTCCCCGACGTGCGCGAGATCGCCACGCTCGCCTGGAAGACCCAGGCCGACGAGGTCACCGACACCGCGCTGCGCGAGGGTCTCACCCTGCGCCAGACCGTGGAGCGGTTCGCCGCACCGCGCCGCGGCCACTTCGTCGGCACGGCGCAGCACGTGGCCGACCTCATCGAGGAGTGGTTCACCGGCGAGGCGACCGACGGCTTCAACATCTACGTCGAGCAGCCCGCGCAGTTCCGCCGCTTCGTCGAGGAGGTCGTGCCGATCCTGCAGCAGAAGGGCATCTTCCGCACCGAGTACGAGGCGTCGACCCTCCGCGGAAACCTGGGGCTGCCGATTCCCGCGAACCGCTACACGGCCGCCCGCGAGGCGTCTCGCGAGCACGCCGCGATCTCGTAG
- a CDS encoding glycosyltransferase family 39 protein, which produces MTTYATRADTRVATGSHPAPSGPAPVERGGAADRRIGWLLGAVVFTAAFVLSWVPSLWGDEAASILSAERPLPSLFRMLGHVDAVHGTYYLFLHFWIDAFGASPLSVRLPAAIATGVAAAGLYFVARMLTTRPVAVVAVLIFAILPRTAAFNDEARSYAFGAAIAVWLLLLLLRLVARRTLAAGWWVAYGALLCLGVYTFLYFGLFVVVHAVLLARARVGRRVWRRWALATGAAVVAASPVVFFSVAERNQVAFLAGRSTDSPFSVLVTTFFTTTSLAVVSWGLVLVAVAFGVVAEVRRRRSARRFAARGGVGGPRAGAGERELDGLTRPLLPGATLVGVVWFVGPLILLLVGNLAIADYSPRYLSYSAAGGALLMALGLARLADVAALGLHRASALGAGAGLTSLGRRSARWFVVFGVASALVLALEAPVYAATRTPNAKNNSDWQQISEVIGKHAAAGEGVVFDDTVRPSRRTRLAMETYPAGFTGLTDLTIKTPVAAGDTWHDTAYSVDQALALGRFDGVRTVWLIDYAVGGKSDDHSLAALEAAGYRVVTTYSTHRSAIVELTRG; this is translated from the coding sequence ATGACGACCTACGCCACCCGCGCCGACACCCGGGTGGCGACCGGGTCGCATCCTGCACCCTCGGGCCCGGCTCCCGTCGAGCGCGGCGGCGCGGCGGACCGCAGGATCGGGTGGCTCCTCGGGGCCGTCGTCTTCACGGCCGCCTTCGTGCTCTCGTGGGTCCCCTCGCTGTGGGGCGACGAGGCCGCGAGCATCCTGTCGGCCGAGCGGCCGTTGCCGAGCCTCTTCAGGATGCTGGGGCACGTCGACGCCGTCCACGGCACCTACTACCTGTTCCTGCACTTCTGGATCGACGCGTTCGGCGCCTCGCCGCTCTCGGTGCGGCTGCCCGCCGCGATCGCGACCGGCGTGGCCGCCGCCGGGCTGTACTTCGTCGCGCGGATGCTCACGACGCGGCCGGTCGCCGTCGTCGCGGTGCTGATCTTCGCGATCCTGCCGCGGACCGCCGCCTTCAACGACGAGGCCCGCTCGTACGCGTTCGGCGCGGCGATCGCCGTGTGGCTGCTCTTGCTGCTGCTGCGGCTCGTCGCCCGACGGACCCTCGCCGCCGGCTGGTGGGTCGCCTACGGCGCCCTGCTGTGCCTGGGCGTCTACACGTTCCTCTACTTCGGGCTCTTCGTCGTCGTCCACGCCGTGCTGCTCGCGCGTGCGCGCGTCGGGCGCCGCGTGTGGCGACGATGGGCCCTCGCCACGGGCGCCGCCGTGGTCGCGGCCTCGCCGGTCGTGTTCTTCAGCGTCGCCGAGCGCAACCAGGTCGCGTTCCTCGCCGGCCGCTCGACCGACAGTCCGTTCTCGGTGCTCGTCACGACGTTCTTCACGACGACCTCTCTGGCAGTCGTGTCGTGGGGGCTCGTGCTGGTCGCCGTGGCCTTCGGCGTCGTGGCGGAGGTGCGGCGGCGGCGCTCGGCCCGGCGATTCGCCGCGCGGGGCGGCGTGGGCGGGCCCCGGGCCGGGGCGGGCGAGCGCGAGCTCGACGGGCTCACGCGGCCACTGCTGCCGGGAGCGACGCTGGTCGGGGTGGTGTGGTTCGTCGGCCCTCTGATCCTGCTGTTGGTCGGGAACCTCGCCATCGCCGACTACAGCCCGCGCTACCTCTCGTACTCGGCGGCGGGCGGCGCGCTCCTCATGGCGCTGGGGCTCGCCCGGCTGGCCGACGTGGCCGCCCTGGGCCTTCACCGGGCCAGTGCCCTGGGCGCAGGAGCAGGCCTCACGTCTCTCGGCCGACGCTCCGCGCGCTGGTTCGTCGTCTTCGGGGTGGCGAGTGCCCTCGTGCTCGCGCTCGAGGCGCCCGTCTACGCCGCCACCCGCACCCCGAACGCCAAGAACAACAGCGACTGGCAGCAGATCAGCGAGGTGATCGGGAAGCACGCCGCCGCGGGGGAGGGCGTGGTCTTCGACGACACCGTGCGGCCGTCGCGGCGGACTCGGCTGGCGATGGAGACCTACCCGGCCGGATTCACGGGGCTCACGGACCTCACGATCAAGACGCCCGTGGCCGCCGGCGACACCTGGCACGACACGGCGTACAGCGTCGACCAGGCGCTCGCGCTCGGGCGGTTCGACGGAGTGAGGACGGTCTGGCTGATCGACTACGCCGTCGGCGGGAAGTCGGACGACCACTCGCTGGCCGCACTGGAGGCGGCGGGGTATCGCGTCGTCACGACCTACTCGACGCACCGGTCGGCGATCGTGGAGCTGACGCGCGGCTGA
- a CDS encoding MFS transporter has product MTLASATGPARTLPSRYTHRYGILAICCMSLFIASMDATVVNVALPSIGRELHSTISGLQWTIDGYTLVIASFLMLSGSTADKFGRRRVFQIGLTVFVIGSLLCSLAPSVPILVACRMLQAIGGSMLNPVALSIISATFTDGAQRARAVGVWGAVVGISTGFGPLIGGALTDSVGWRAIFWINIPIGIAAIVLTFAFVPESKGGRARKFDPVGQALVIVLLASVVSALIEGPRFGWASGVTIGLFVVAALALVALWRYEGSRDDPLLDFRFFTSIPFSSAILTAVCAFATLGGFLFLTALYLQEVRGFSPFVAGLCTLPLGLGQLVCAPLAGRLVSVTGTRRPLVLGSSGLAVGAILLLLTGATTPIPFLLVIYALIGCGLGLINPPLTNTAVSGMPRSRSGSAAGVASTARQTGVSLGVALAGTITRVSGATSVGAGFTQSTTAMWWVMLGFALVILALAFWSNSAAATRSTQRIQALLTDGTGAVRAQRP; this is encoded by the coding sequence GTGACCCTCGCCTCCGCCACCGGCCCTGCCCGAACGCTCCCCTCGAGGTACACGCACCGCTACGGGATCCTCGCGATCTGCTGCATGAGCCTGTTCATCGCGTCGATGGACGCCACCGTGGTCAACGTCGCGCTGCCGTCGATCGGGCGCGAGCTGCACTCGACGATCTCCGGGCTCCAGTGGACGATCGACGGCTACACGCTCGTGATCGCCAGCTTCCTCATGCTCTCGGGGTCGACGGCCGATAAGTTCGGGCGACGCAGGGTCTTTCAGATCGGATTGACGGTCTTCGTGATCGGCTCTCTGCTGTGCAGCCTCGCGCCGTCCGTGCCGATCCTGGTGGCCTGCCGGATGCTCCAGGCGATCGGCGGATCGATGCTCAACCCGGTGGCCCTGTCGATCATCTCCGCCACCTTCACCGACGGCGCTCAGCGCGCCCGGGCGGTCGGCGTGTGGGGTGCAGTCGTGGGCATCTCGACGGGCTTCGGCCCGCTCATCGGCGGCGCGCTCACCGACAGCGTCGGGTGGCGGGCGATCTTCTGGATCAACATCCCGATCGGCATCGCGGCGATCGTCCTGACCTTCGCGTTCGTACCCGAGTCGAAGGGCGGTCGTGCGCGGAAGTTCGATCCCGTCGGACAGGCGCTGGTCATCGTGCTGCTCGCGTCGGTGGTGTCCGCGCTCATCGAGGGGCCGCGCTTCGGGTGGGCCTCCGGCGTGACGATCGGGCTGTTCGTCGTCGCGGCTCTCGCGCTCGTGGCGCTGTGGCGGTACGAGGGCTCCCGCGACGACCCGCTGCTCGACTTCCGGTTCTTCACGAGCATCCCGTTCTCGTCGGCGATCCTCACGGCCGTCTGCGCGTTCGCCACCCTGGGCGGATTCCTCTTCCTCACCGCGCTGTACCTGCAGGAGGTGCGCGGCTTCAGCCCGTTCGTCGCCGGGCTCTGCACGCTCCCGCTCGGGCTCGGCCAGCTGGTCTGCGCGCCGCTCGCCGGGCGGCTCGTCTCGGTGACGGGAACCCGTCGGCCGCTCGTGCTCGGCTCCTCCGGGCTGGCGGTCGGCGCGATCCTGCTGCTGCTCACCGGGGCGACGACGCCGATCCCGTTCCTGCTCGTCATCTACGCCCTGATCGGATGCGGTCTCGGGCTCATCAACCCGCCGCTGACCAACACGGCCGTCTCGGGCATGCCGCGATCGCGCTCGGGATCAGCCGCGGGCGTCGCCTCCACGGCCCGCCAGACGGGCGTCTCGCTCGGCGTCGCGCTCGCCGGGACGATCACCCGGGTGAGCGGAGCGACGAGCGTCGGGGCGGGGTTCACGCAGTCGACGACGGCCATGTGGTGGGTGATGCTGGGGTTCGCCCTCGTGATCCTGGCGCTGGCGTTCTGGTCGAACTCGGCGGCGGCGACGCGGTCGACCCAGCGGATCCAGGCGCTGCTGACGGACGGCACCGGGGCGGTGCGAGCGCAGCGCCCGTGA
- a CDS encoding antibiotic biosynthesis monooxygenase family protein, with protein sequence MSVVKINAIHVPEGHGAELEKRFAARKHAVDSADGFEGFQLLRPVKGDERYFVVTTWKDEESFQAWAADGAKAAHAAPSGAHAAPSGAHAAAPHHGGQHGDGPAPSDEHHGGAGAQRPVATGADLLEFEVVEL encoded by the coding sequence ATGTCCGTCGTCAAGATCAACGCCATCCACGTGCCCGAGGGGCACGGAGCCGAGCTCGAGAAGCGCTTCGCCGCGCGGAAGCACGCCGTCGACTCGGCGGACGGCTTCGAGGGCTTCCAGCTGCTGCGGCCGGTGAAGGGCGACGAGCGGTACTTCGTCGTGACGACGTGGAAGGACGAGGAGAGCTTCCAGGCCTGGGCCGCGGACGGCGCGAAGGCGGCGCACGCCGCCCCCTCGGGCGCGCACGCCGCGCCATCGGGCGCACACGCCGCAGCGCCGCACCACGGCGGCCAGCACGGCGACGGCCCCGCGCCGAGCGACGAGCACCACGGCGGTGCCGGCGCCCAGCGGCCCGTGGCCACCGGAGCCGACCTCCTCGAGTTCGAGGTCGTCGAGCTCTAG
- a CDS encoding Gfo/Idh/MocA family protein encodes MTHSPLRVAIVGTGMIGAVHRRAARDAGADVIGVLGSSAAKSQRFAAEWGVPGAFSSFDEVLAAKPDVVQICTPNATHHGYALAALEAGVHVVCEKPLALDSSQAQELVDAADRAGVVATVPFVYRYHPLVRELRARRAAGELGDVLLVHGSYLQDWLLDPKSSSWRVDAAASGRSRAFADIGSHWCDLAEFISGERFERVSAVTSIAYPERPVPSGPSFSSASEVQGAGSGGSSGGPAAPATMPVTTEDTAVATFVTARGVTANTVISQVSAGRKNRLWVEVDGTAGSAAFDQENPNSVWMGTDEGARILERASGAVAGDQQRLDLVPAGHPQGYPDAFSAFLGDTYAAVRSRQAHSEAPLPEGLPTFRDGLRAARIIDAVLASADAGSWESIGG; translated from the coding sequence ATGACTCACTCACCTCTGCGAGTCGCGATCGTGGGCACAGGCATGATCGGCGCGGTCCATCGCCGAGCGGCGCGCGACGCGGGGGCCGACGTCATCGGCGTCCTCGGCTCGAGCGCCGCCAAGTCGCAGCGCTTCGCCGCCGAGTGGGGCGTTCCGGGCGCCTTCTCGTCGTTCGACGAAGTGCTCGCCGCGAAGCCCGACGTCGTGCAGATCTGCACGCCGAACGCGACGCACCACGGCTACGCCCTCGCCGCTCTCGAGGCCGGCGTCCACGTCGTGTGCGAGAAGCCGCTGGCTCTCGACTCCTCCCAGGCGCAGGAGCTCGTCGACGCCGCCGACCGCGCCGGCGTCGTGGCGACCGTGCCGTTCGTCTACCGCTACCACCCGCTCGTCCGCGAGCTCCGGGCGCGCCGCGCCGCCGGAGAGCTCGGCGACGTCCTGCTCGTCCACGGCTCGTACCTGCAGGACTGGCTGCTCGACCCGAAGTCGTCCTCCTGGCGCGTCGACGCCGCCGCCAGCGGCCGGTCACGCGCGTTCGCCGACATCGGCTCGCACTGGTGCGACCTCGCCGAGTTCATCTCCGGTGAGCGCTTCGAGCGGGTGTCGGCCGTCACGAGCATCGCGTACCCCGAGCGTCCCGTCCCGTCGGGGCCGTCGTTCAGTTCCGCGAGCGAGGTTCAGGGCGCAGGATCGGGAGGTTCGTCGGGCGGCCCCGCTGCTCCTGCGACCATGCCCGTCACCACGGAGGACACCGCCGTCGCCACGTTCGTGACCGCGCGCGGCGTGACCGCGAACACCGTGATCTCGCAGGTGTCGGCGGGGCGCAAGAACCGGCTCTGGGTCGAAGTGGACGGCACGGCCGGGAGCGCGGCCTTCGACCAGGAGAACCCCAACAGCGTGTGGATGGGCACGGACGAGGGCGCGAGGATCCTCGAGCGGGCATCCGGGGCCGTCGCGGGCGACCAGCAGCGGCTCGACCTGGTGCCGGCGGGGCACCCGCAGGGCTACCCGGACGCCTTCTCGGCGTTCCTCGGCGACACCTACGCCGCGGTGAGGTCGCGGCAGGCGCACTCGGAAGCGCCGCTGCCGGAGGGGCTGCCGACGTTCCGCGACGGGCTCCGCGCCGCACGCATCATCGACGCCGTCCTCGCGTCGGCCGACGCCGGCTCGTGGGAGTCGATCGGCGGCTGA
- a CDS encoding SMP-30/gluconolactonase/LRE family protein, with protein MNAPDPDLAGLVSHGLIPPGAEPERVSTGCIWSEGPVWIPELLAVRWSDIRTNRIMQWSWESGDTVVYDADPQFTNGRTLDLDGSVLQCSHGRRRVERDRGGEVTAIATQWQGHRLNSPNDIVVTRDGAIWFTDPDYGITQPDEGHAGELEYGDHWVFRVAPGSATPESDPVPVVTDCVRPNGLAFSPDESTLYIADSGDGAQRIVAYDISPATPAAATTGEGDQGAGSAAPTVGPPRLFATPRPGTPDGIRVDVDGNVWSSSAAGVQVYSPEGELLGGIPVPEVNSNLCWGGPDGTTLFMTASTSLFRIPTLTRDAHQRW; from the coding sequence ATGAACGCACCCGACCCCGATCTCGCAGGACTCGTGAGCCACGGGTTGATTCCTCCGGGGGCCGAGCCGGAACGCGTGAGCACGGGCTGCATCTGGTCGGAGGGGCCGGTCTGGATTCCGGAGCTCCTCGCCGTCCGCTGGAGCGACATCCGCACGAACCGCATCATGCAGTGGTCGTGGGAGTCGGGCGACACGGTCGTCTACGACGCCGACCCGCAGTTCACCAACGGGCGCACCCTCGACCTCGACGGCAGCGTGCTGCAGTGCTCGCACGGGCGTCGCCGCGTCGAGCGCGACCGCGGCGGCGAGGTCACGGCGATCGCCACGCAGTGGCAGGGGCATCGGCTCAATTCGCCCAACGACATCGTGGTGACGCGCGACGGCGCGATCTGGTTCACCGACCCCGACTACGGCATCACGCAGCCCGACGAGGGTCACGCCGGGGAGCTCGAGTACGGCGACCACTGGGTGTTCCGGGTGGCGCCCGGGTCTGCCACTCCGGAATCGGACCCGGTGCCGGTCGTGACGGACTGCGTCAGGCCCAACGGGCTGGCGTTCTCGCCCGACGAGTCGACGCTCTACATCGCCGATTCCGGCGACGGCGCCCAGCGCATCGTCGCCTACGACATCTCGCCGGCGACACCCGCTGCGGCCACCACGGGCGAGGGCGACCAGGGCGCAGGATCGGCGGCTCCGACCGTGGGCCCGCCGCGCCTCTTCGCCACGCCGCGCCCCGGCACCCCCGATGGCATCCGCGTCGACGTCGACGGCAACGTCTGGTCGTCCAGCGCGGCCGGCGTGCAGGTGTACTCGCCCGAGGGCGAACTCCTCGGCGGGATCCCGGTGCCCGAGGTGAACTCGAACCTCTGCTGGGGCGGCCCGGACGGCACGACGCTGTTCATGACGGCGTCGACGAGCCTCTTCCGGATCCCGACGCTCACGAGGGACGCCCATCAGCGCTGGTGA
- a CDS encoding superoxide dismutase, translating into MAEYTLPDLAYDYSALAPSISGTIMELHHSKHHQTYVTGANTAVAQIAEARESGNLATINKLEKDLAFNLGGHVNHSIFWTNMSPDGGDKPTGDLAAQIDDQFGSFDKFTAQFTAVALGVQGSGWSVLAYDILGEKLSIFQLFDQQGNVPFGLVPLLMLDVWEHAYYLDYKNVRADYVKAFWNIVSWDNVQARYTAATTKTQGLITL; encoded by the coding sequence GTGGCTGAATACACCCTTCCTGACCTTGCGTACGACTACTCGGCTCTCGCGCCGAGCATCTCGGGCACGATCATGGAGCTGCACCACTCCAAGCACCACCAGACCTACGTCACCGGCGCGAACACCGCCGTCGCCCAGATCGCCGAGGCCCGCGAGTCCGGCAACCTGGCCACCATCAACAAGCTCGAGAAGGACCTCGCGTTCAACCTCGGCGGACACGTGAACCACTCGATCTTCTGGACCAACATGTCGCCCGACGGCGGCGACAAGCCCACCGGCGACCTCGCCGCCCAGATCGACGACCAGTTCGGCTCGTTCGACAAGTTCACCGCCCAGTTCACCGCCGTCGCGCTCGGCGTCCAGGGCTCCGGCTGGTCCGTCCTCGCCTACGACATCCTCGGCGAGAAGCTGTCGATCTTCCAGCTGTTCGACCAGCAGGGCAACGTCCCCTTCGGCCTCGTCCCGCTGCTCATGCTCGACGTCTGGGAGCACGCCTACTACCTCGACTACAAGAACGTCCGCGCCGACTACGTCAAGGCGTTCTGGAACATCGTCTCCTGGGACAACGTCCAGGCTCGTTACACGGCAGCCACCACGAAGACCCAGGGCCTCATCACCCTGTAG
- the soxR gene encoding redox-sensitive transcriptional activator SoxR produces MTKNSHDSLTIGEVARRSGATVATIRFYESKGLVHSGRTVGGTRVFARHALRRVSMVRLGVQLGIPLADIATAFESLPVDRAPSREQWQTISSAWNAQVEERIRTLAAMRAKLTDCIGCGCLSLGTCSLLNPDDALGDEGPGPQRVLRV; encoded by the coding sequence GTGACGAAGAACAGCCACGACTCCCTCACTATCGGCGAGGTCGCGCGCCGTTCGGGCGCCACCGTCGCGACCATACGCTTCTACGAGTCGAAGGGTCTGGTGCACTCGGGCCGCACGGTGGGCGGCACGCGCGTCTTCGCGCGACATGCGCTCCGCCGCGTCTCGATGGTGCGTCTCGGCGTGCAGCTCGGGATCCCGCTCGCCGACATCGCGACGGCGTTCGAGTCGCTGCCGGTCGACCGTGCGCCGAGCCGCGAGCAGTGGCAGACGATCTCGTCGGCGTGGAACGCCCAGGTCGAGGAGCGGATCCGCACGCTCGCCGCGATGCGCGCCAAGCTCACGGACTGCATCGGCTGCGGGTGTCTCTCGCTCGGCACGTGCTCGCTCCTCAACCCCGACGACGCGCTCGGCGACGAGGGGCCGGGGCCGCAGCGGGTGCTGAGGGTGTGA